AACTTTTCAGCGTGCTTCTTTTTGAATTCGTAATCGTGGTCATCGGTTTGCGGCCCGAAACGAATTTCCTTTACCACCACTTTTACCTGCTTGGCTTTTAGTTCCTTTTGCTTTTTCTTCTGCTCGTAAAGGAATTTTTTGTAATCCAGTACCCGTGCAATATAAGGTTCGGCCTTGTCTGAAATTACAACAAGGTCAAGCTCCTGAGCTTTTGCAATTTCCTGAGCTTTCGCAAGCGGATATACTCCCGGTTCTACATTATCGCCCACTAAACGGACTTCTTTTGCCCGAATTTTCTCATTAATCTGATGTGCGTCCTCCTTCTGGATGGGACGTCTTGGGCCTCGGCTGTTAAATCTCTGTGCTATTGTATTAAAATTTTAAGTTATATTCTTTTATCGTTTCTAGTTTCAAGCTGATGAAAATCTTTTAATTTTCATTTTTTGCACTTCTAAAGTAGCATTTAATGAAACTTCAATCTTATGTGACTTTTGTGGTTCAAACTTATTCTCCGAAAGCTGCATTAAATTCTGCCGCTTTCTTGAAGTAGGCAATGAAATCTTCAATGCTCATCGTTCCTAAATCACCTTCACCACGCCTTCTTACGGAAACTGTTCCTGCGTTTTCTTCATTTTCACCCACGATCAGCATAAAAGGATACTTTTTAATTTCCGCATCTCTGATTTTCTTGCCGGTTTTTTCGTTCCGGTAGTCAATCAGGCCGCTAATATCGTGATTTTCCAACAATTGTGAAACTTT
The sequence above is a segment of the Chryseobacterium taklimakanense genome. Coding sequences within it:
- the infC gene encoding translation initiation factor IF-3, with amino-acid sequence MQKEDAHQINEKIRAKEVRLVGDNVEPGVYPLAKAQEIAKAQELDLVVISDKAEPYIARVLDYKKFLYEQKKKQKELKAKQVKVVVKEIRFGPQTDDHDYEFKKKHAEKFLEEGSKLKTYVFFKGRSIIFKDQGEILLLKLAQDLEHVGKVDQLPKLEGKRMIMMMSPKKPAK